ttttgttaagATATATATAGAGTAATTCTTGCTATGCTTGTCCATTTCTGCTATTGTATTGTTATTATACTGGCAGCTTTCTCTCTATAAAGACACATTAGTGAAAGAAAATGGCAAGCTCAGGCTCATTCTCCAGGCAGCTAAGTGGCAGGGAAGATTGGATATCAACATCTAAGAGGTGGGGTTGCAATAACCAATCCAAGCACAGCACTGCTGAAACTGGTTTCAACTGGGGTTGCGAGACGAGTTTTCAGCAAATGGAGGAGCTTAACAATGGTGGGTTGGGTATGAGAAAGAGAGTGATGGTGGTGGTGGATTACACGTCTCACTCCAGGCATGCAATGATATGGGCACTCACTCATGCAGCTAACAAGGGTGATTTGCTCACTCTGCTTCACATTATCCCTTCTGGTGCTGATTCTTCTTCTCCTCATCTTGCTAATTCTCTTGGCTCTCTTTGCAAAGCTTGTAAACCTcaggtatatgtatatatatacactttCTTTGCCATTTCTAGTCTTGGGTTCTATAGATCAAGAAACAGAGAGCTACCACAGTCCATTGATGGATCCTGAGCCACCCCTTCTGCATTAGCAGTGatttttcttaatatatgtTATGGATCCCATGTCTCTTGACTCTGTATTTTCTCGTAGTATTATTTGCTGGATCCTTCTTGGTCTTCctcagttttcttctttcccTGTTAGTGCTTGCTTTGAGAgggaattttaatttgtttttatgCAAGGTTATTTTCAGTCATCCTTGGTTCCGCTTTTTCTTTGTTACCTTTGTACTTTTAAATCATTTCTGTTCTGCAATGAGGGGAAGGGGGAACAATTTTCAGCACTCATCAGTTTGTCTTTCATTTTTCACTTCTTGTTTCCAAATACATCTCTGTTTACCGTTATTATCATTATATCTAAGAAACATGTCAAAGCTTTGTCACTTGCATTCATGAATCTAATGGGTTTACAATTCAGGTGGAAGTGGAAGCACTAGTAATCCATGGGCCAAGGCTGGCCACAGTGATGAACCAAGTGAAGAAGCTAGATGTTTCTGTTCTAGTAGTAGGCCACAAAAGACCCTCTCCCCTTACCAGTTGGTGAGTCCAATACTCCAAATCAAGGCATCCCACATAAATTATTGCCAATCTTTTGATCTCTCACTGCTCTGATATTGATAATGGATAAATGGTGAATTTTTTCTGCAGCCTCTGTGGAAGCAGCAGCAGTGAGGATTTTGTGGAGCAGTGTATTAACAATGCAGAGTGCCTGACTATTGGAGTGAGCAAGCAAAGCAAAAATGTGGGTGGTTATCTTATCAGCACCAGATGGAAGAAGAACTTCTGGCTCTTGGCTTAGTTCGAACATCACGTTTACTTAGATAAAAAgagttattataattattagattCTAATCTCAGTCTCTGTAAAATGTGAGCTTACTTAATGCTAACTATATCGTCCTTCGTACCAATTAAATATCATGGCAATTTCTCTCTTTTTAAGTTTTGTAgccaatagtcactgagcatCAGGTGATGGCAGATACATTCTCTGAGTTAGTTTTtgagaaaattactatttaatcttgaGAATGTTTCATGGGATTTTCCTTCTGGGCTGTGAAAGAGAACCCTACATGCGATTAGAAGAGCTCAATACAAATAAGTAATTGAAATCAATTAGCAAAATTTTGATTAGGAGAATGATTATTTTGGGAAGAGGAAATATGGGTCATAAAGCATATGCATCTTTTGGTAGGAAGCTGCTGTAATGTGCAACTTTTTCAGAGTTTTGGTCACAAGCGTGCAAACTTGAATGATGAAAGCCTTGCACGTTAAATGACTTCTAAAATTATGAAGATAACtgagaaaaataattgaaatagtGTTTCTATTTCTAaccaagaaaagaaaataatatattaaaaatttatgatgGATGTGCACACAACAAAGTGAACTTCTGTTTTCCAATTTCCCCTCTTTAATATTTGTATTACCCCTATGCCAACAGCTAagaacctcatacatgatctcGTTATCAGACTTTATCATCTAGTTTATCAGTTACAAGGGGAAGCAATTCCATCCGATTCCTCGGAGTCCGGGGAGTTCTTGGAGTTCCTGGTGGTGGTGGCTGCTGGGAAAGCATGTGCCTCACATACCCGTAGAATGTACATCCCACTAGTGTAATACCACATCCAACGGCATTTAAAGCTGAAATTGGATTCCGGAAAATAAGCCATGAAACCATGACAGCAACTGCAACCTGTAAAGAATCAATGCAGAACTATGAAGCGTAGGGACAGTGACATAATCAGTTCCTGTGTCATAGAACTAATTGGTTTCTGCATTATAATATGGGAGAATTACTATGAGATCCCTGGATTTTTCGAAAATTCACTAGTTTTTcactatttcaaaatcactcaaCTAAAACGCTCTTATTGTGAAATTAAACTCTTTAGTCATTTTGTCAAATACACCGTTAATCAACCTATTCTAGTTTTGGTCAGAGGGGctaaataatatgaatatttaaaattgtagaaactaaataatatatgtaattaaaattaaaggggACCAAATAGCATAAATAATTTAAGGcaactaatagattttttaatagaAGGACTAAAAAGTtgtattttacaaaatttaaagacgttttaattgagtaattttaaaataaggatGAACTggttaatttcataaaaaatcagGGACTTGATAGTAATTTACCCTTATAAATATTCAGAAACATGGTTTATTGGAAAAATAAAAACAGCAGCAGTATGAAAGCAAGACAATTGATGATAGCACACAAAGCAAAAGAAATTGCAGATAACTCAGAAATACATGCAACATCTCAGAGAGGATGTTTAAAAGAACATACAAAATAAAGATATGACAAGCATGTGAGGATTATTTGCAGGACCAcaataaaaatgaaaacaaatttAATGCAGTAATTTTAAATCTTGAAACTGTTCATGTAATCTAGAATTGCCAATAGATATCAACTTTTCTTAATTGGTCTTACCTTAAGGTTTCCAGCAACATTGAATGTGACTGCAGTTGTGGAATGAATCACATAAAAGATGGAGAAGTTAAGACAGAAGGCGAGCACTCCAGAGCTGAAAATGATGATAAGGGCAGACCAGACAGATTGGTGAGTGTAAAACCAGTCTACAACCCCATTACCTTCAAGTAGCATTGCCGGTACTCCCAGGATCATGGTTGCGAACGGTGCCATGTAGTACACTGTGTTTATGCTAAAAAGTACAACcaaaaaatcatgaaaagaaaaagaaatcatATTGAATAGTGTGGCACTAAAATCTGGCCAAAGAGTTCAAACTGCAAATTCTAGTATCTCACTCAACCCAAAAAacggaaaagaaaaaaaagcagCAGAAGTACAAACTCATACACTAGTAAATGAGagcttttcaaaattttcatcttTACTTCATTGACTTTATATGATTCAATTTAACAAGCCAAATGAGAGGCCTATCAGCATTATCATTAACACACCTCATTGTCAAAAGAAAAATCCCAGAATGTTTTCCTAAGATTGCTCTTGAAGCACCCAAATCTAATCCAGTAGGTTTCAGAGACTTCAATTCTATTTTCCAATTCCTGACTTCTCTGCTAATTCATATAATTAATTCCTGTATTCATTCACAAAAGCTGTTTTAATGGCATGTTGCACCTCCAAAGCAACTCCACAAAAAGAAAGGTTTCTGTAATGATTTTGAATAGTTTAACAAGTGATCACAACCTGTACTATTTCTGGTCATAGCCATTGCATTTACAGAGTGTTTGCTATGCATGGTGACATTCATATATCCATTCTCAGTATCAGAGTAGCATGTTATGATTTTAATACTACAAATTATATTCAAATACACAGTTAACTTCTAGTAGTATAGATCCAAGAATGTTACTCTAATAAGATTTTGACACCACATATTGCTTGAGGTACATATCAAAGATTCAAAAgactatatacatatatatatatctcaaCTGCCGCTCTACCTGTCAAATTTATATCCATGCAGCAGAGATTCTGCAAGGATTGTCTTTGTTGAAGTGGCCAAACATCCAAATAAGGCAGCAAAAAATCCAAACATGTTGAAGCTAAGCTCAGTAACAGAAGTGAGGAGTATTCCTCCAACAATAGGTACTAAAGACGCCCAAATTCTCCAATCAAAGTATTTTCTCCAAACCAACCACTGCAAAACAACTGTCCCAATCCATAGAGGTTGATATGACAACATGAATAGTACAAAGCAGGAAACAAATGTAATAGCTTTTGCTGATGATTTATGAGGCTGACCTGTGGTTGCAGGAGTAAATGACTTGATCGTTTGCATAAATGAAACAGGAATGTAACGTAAGCTTATATTCCCCAAAACTATGTTGATGCAGAAGACAAATGACATAGGAAATATCCTTCGCCAGCGATCTTCAGGGTCAACCACTATTAGCGGTTTGAGCTTCAGCACCTTGATTACTATATATGCTCCAATAGATGAGCATATGAAGTGAACACAAGATACTGAGAGTGGAAACTTGAAATCCAATTTCTGTAGAAATAAGCCATATCAAATTTATATAACTCCAATAATGCCTATAAACATCAACCAAGCTAGTCCTCAAGAATATACAAACTTTCAGGCAAACTAGACAAGAAGTTAAAAACAGTAGGCTGTAATATTTTTTGCCCATATCCTTGTCAACAGTCACTTTCTGACTTaaaggaaaaaacaaaaaaacaaagtGATTGATCATAGGTTAACCAGATGCTTTTCCAGGTAGGAATATGGAATTAGCCAAAGCCCAAATAGCAGAACAGTTGGattcacaaaaataaaataaaataaatcaaaacaaaaataaaaataatagacaATGAAGCATCAATTATGATATAAACAGCAGCACAAAACTAAGATTGATGTCAGTTCCCAACTCcactataaatattttaaaacccATAATCCTGCCAACCCAAACCACATCTAGCTTAAAAGCCCTTCAAAATTAGACCTTACAACTAGTTTGGCAGTGCAGAATCTCAAGCAAATATAAAGAAGACAAGATTGCAAAGTATCAAAAATTTTTAATGGGCAACTTCCTGATGTAATAAATCAACAAAAAGCAATGgaagcaaacaggggatctggaTCAAGGATATAGacatctaaaatattttctgctCTAATTTCGCCATATACCCCTCTCCCACCAACTCGCTGGCTACCCCAAAGGGAAAATAAAGCCAATAAGAAAAGAACAGATGTGGATCCACTCTTTCCTCCTCGTGTCAACATATACCACCCAAATGAATTCATTTCATATAAATTGGCAGCAAAAGTTACAAGTTTCCATTTATCAGTATTAACCAAGTGATGTACATGTTTCTAGATCTATTTTTTAGTTGGCTAAATAGATAGGAACATTGAAACCAATCATGACAAGGTGCATACGAAAATGACAGCCTTGCTGTTAGTCATTCTAGATATAATGAATGCAAAATTCTTCTGCAATAAGAACCGCTTGACAAAGATGCAAAAAAGCTAAGGGGCTCCAAAACAATTTAAAGTAAAAAGATTGAAAACCTCATGACCAGCTCAACCACAACCACCACATCTGGCATTTTGTCTGCTTATAATACTAAAAAATGTCAAGGCTGTATGGCAAATATTTATGTCCATCTACATCAAGttttctataaattatttagCTCAGCTGATATGCACATGGCAATTGGAATCCTTAAAATATACAAATAGCTGAAAATATAAAAgccttaaaaagttaaaatgaaCTTCTTTGAATCAAAGTATAGCCAAAAAATGAAACGtctcaactgaaaataaaagagaaggaAGTAATTTTCTCCAGAAATCAATAACATCGattaactaaaatttcaaaattaagaaTAACCAAATCATAGAAAAAAGTTATTCCAGATTCAAGCATTAACGCACACCAGGAAAATGAACATCAAAATTAAGATACCCACAAAACAAGAGACCTACAAGATTAGCATTATTGCATAATTCAGCATACCCATAAAACGAAATCGACAAATATTCATAGCTATAACGAAATTAAGCTAACCCTTTAACaaaatcaaaaagaaaaatcaatagaAGCACAAAAAGACAACCAAGTCCTCATGCAAAGTtatagaaatgaaagaaaaaggagcttttTCAACAATCAAAGAAACAGAAAATAGACCTGGAAGATCCACTTGTTCATGATAATAACTGTAACATTGAATCCCCACCACTGAAGAATAGCGAGCAGAGATCTGAACGCGGTCCACTGAAACAGCATACTCTCCTCCATCTCTCTACAGTTCTCTAACTCTTCCTCTCAAATTCAccccaaaaataaaaaggaacaGATCCAAAACCCTGCAATTCACCTTAAATTGACTCTCTTTTAAGCACCCAATTCAAAACAAGGCAAGTAGATAAAGAGAGTTGAAGCCAACTGGGTCTACAAAGAGAGACGGAGAAAGAGGGAAgcaaaacataaataaaaaagaaaggaaaacaaataaaattaggGAATCCCTAATAAGAAAAACAATGTGAGGGAGGGCGTAACGGAGCAGGCAGCTCTTCTTCCATGTGATTTGCCCCTGTCTTCCTGTTTCTACTGTTTTTGTATTCAATTTGAAACGTCTCTCTCCCTATTTCTCTTACTTATGGATGCTGCCATGGGGATTTCATTTCTAAATCCAATGCTAATTAAtccaattttttttctaatttttgcccttttcatttctcatttaatccttcttttctttcctttttctaaACAAACCCCTAAACGTTATAAGATTTTGATTGAATGGCCCCTACAAATTTACAATTTGCAGTTTAGGAGACTTCCAAGGAAAATGTACGATGCCCAGTGGCGGATCTAATAGACTGGCAGGGGTTACTGTtgcttaaaattttaactcttttaaatttaaaaaaattaaaattaatttaatatacttatattaaatttaaaacattatttGGATTTAACATTAACTTACATAATATGgtttaatattacaataaatacaattttcattaataaaaaaagtataggaaaatattttctagtACAAAGTGGGTAGCTTGGAAATTGAAGCAAAAACAAATGGgaactttttttctttcttccttttcgGTGAACATGCAATATTGGTGGAAAAGTAGTGAAGAAGCCATTATCAGCCAACTTGGGACAAATACATCACATGGCTTTCATATCTTTAGGCCATTGAAAAATACAAGTGTACCTAACTTCCTATGAATTGCCAATTAAGTTCATGGCAAATCTTCATTTTCATAAGGCTAAAATGCTAAATTTGGAGAATTTATCATCAATTGTGCAAGGTAAGAAGAGGTAGGGTATTCATTTCAGCAGTTGGAAAATAGGTGATGTATTGTTAATAAGGTATCTTCATGAGAgttaagaaattaaatcataagtATGAATTTTTTTAGAGAGGATgtaatttcaaatatttaaatttatggaTGTAATTATAAAGTAAGCCTTTCAttattgatttaataaaaaaataaaataattaagaagTGGAATATAACC
This is a stretch of genomic DNA from Manihot esculenta cultivar AM560-2 chromosome 2, M.esculenta_v8, whole genome shotgun sequence. It encodes these proteins:
- the LOC110609424 gene encoding uncharacterized protein LOC110609424, which gives rise to MASSGSFSRQLSGREDWISTSKRWGCNNQSKHSTAETGFNWGCETSFQQMEELNNGGLGMRKRVMVVVDYTSHSRHAMIWALTHAANKGDLLTLLHIIPSGADSSSPHLANSLGSLCKACKPQVEVEALVIHGPRLATVMNQVKKLDVSVLVVGHKRPSPLTSCLCGSSSSEDFVEQCINNAECLTIGVSKQSKNVGGYLISTRWKKNFWLLA
- the LOC110609423 gene encoding UDP-galactose transporter 1, producing the protein MEESMLFQWTAFRSLLAILQWWGFNVTVIIMNKWIFQKLDFKFPLSVSCVHFICSSIGAYIVIKVLKLKPLIVVDPEDRWRRIFPMSFVFCINIVLGNISLRYIPVSFMQTIKSFTPATTVVLQWLVWRKYFDWRIWASLVPIVGGILLTSVTELSFNMFGFFAALFGCLATSTKTILAESLLHGYKFDSINTVYYMAPFATMILGVPAMLLEGNGVVDWFYTHQSVWSALIIIFSSGVLAFCLNFSIFYVIHSTTAVTFNVAGNLKVAVAVMVSWLIFRNPISALNAVGCGITLVGCTFYGYVRHMLSQQPPPPGTPRTPRTPRNRMELLPLVTDKLDDKV